CCTGGGTATAAAAATCAGTTCTATGTGTGTTGGTCTTTATCTGTGAGTACGTACAGAAAGCTGTCAGTGATCTCAGAGCACTATGAAGATGTTAAGTATTTATGTTTATCAGTAGATGACATACCACTTTCGTCCTCATTTTATAGCTgtgaaaactgaggtacagaactACATGGCTTTCTCAAGGTCACACTAtttcaggaatagaacccagctttTTTGACTCCTAGATTTCACCCATGGCATTAGACTACATGGAAGGAGACagcaaaatggtggaaaactgaGGTACCAGCGTGCCTAGAGGGTTGGGGTTATTGTATCTATGTTCATGGTATTGACAGGTCAAAAGTCAGATGTCTAGAAAAGCAGAGTTGCTGAAAAACTCATCCATGACTGCATTTAACCATCAACAAAATTACAATGACACCACAAAGCCTCAAATTGCCTTTTTCATGTCATATTCCACagcttatatatttttaattaaatttcttgATAGAGCCCATGGAAGACCTGGAGAAATGGACTGGAGAAATCAAACATCAATCACAGAATTCATTCTAGTGGGATTCGGGAATCTCCATGAACTGCAGATCCCTTTCTTCCTGGTGATCTACATTGTGACCATGGCTGGGAACATCCTTATCATTGCGCTAGTTGTGGCTGATCAGTACCTCCACACCCTCATGTACTTCTTCCaggggaacttgtcctgcttggagacctgctacagCTCCACCATCTTGCCCAGGATGCTGGCTGGTCTCCTGACTGGGGACAGGACTATTTCATTTATCGAGCGCATCACACAACTGTATATCTTTGGTTCTATGGTATCTGTGGAATGTTGCCTCTTATCAGCGATGTCTTACTATCAGTATTTAGCGATATGCAAACCTCTGTATTATGCAGTCCTTATGAATGGCAGTGTCTCCTTCCACCTGGCAGCTGGGTTGTGGGTAAGTGGGTTTTTGGCTTGCACCATCACAACATCTTGGATATCACAAATTATTTATTGTGGCCCccaatgaaattgaccatttcttttgtgatttcacCCCAGTGACTAAACTGTCCTGCAGTGACACCCGCCTGATGACTCTTGTGATCTTCCTGTTCACTTACATATTAACACTACCTCCCTTTCTATTAACCCTGGCATCTTATATGTGCAACATCACCACCATCCACAGAATCCCTTCCACTGCTGGGaggcaaaaggccttttccacctgctcctctcacctcatAGTGGTGACCATCTTCTATGGGACCCTGATCATTGTCTATCTGCTACCAGACACCGACACACTGAGAGACCTGAACAAAGTGTTCTCTCTCTTCTACACAGTCCTGACTCCCCTGGCCAATCcactcatctacagcctgagaaacaaagaggtcAAGGAGACCCTGAGGAAAGCTGCTAATGAGGCTATGAATTTCATAACAAATAGCAAACTATTTTGTATACAGTTATTGCACACTGCAATAAAGTCAAGATAATGGGAACTCATCTCATTGTATGAGATTGTAAATCACAGCTTGTACAGACAGCTCTTACCCAGTAGAGCAGTTCTGTTAAATACAATGGGACCCCCGCTGTCAGGAAATGTTATCTGTACAAATAAGGGCAGCAGAGCCAAGCAATTCCTCACTCTGGGATGGATGGACCCTAGATCTGCCAGTTCCTACTGCGGTCAACTCCATTTATTACCCACTGACATCTATGGGagtggcagggggttggaatggTGAATTTCCCCACAGTGCGGAGGGTCTGCCTAACACATATGTGTCATTCATTTCCTCACTGAGGCCCTGTTTTCAGCAGTGAAGTGTAAAAGAAGTGGCCTATAGCCTTTGTGCAGACCTTTTACCAAGGGGTGGATTTCATCCTCTCTCAGAAGTTGTCTTTCACTGGAGTTGTATCAGCAGCATCCGCTAATACTTTCTGAAGACTGATATTGACCTGTTTGTCTATCTGGTTGATTTGAAAACAATATACGGTGTTTTTTTAGGTTACTCTAATTGCTCTTTATCTCTCCAGTCTAGGAATCACCGGGGTTTAGAACAGCAGCAGTGTCAATAAAATTTAggaccactctctctctctctcctctcagattcattttgaaaaatggttTTTTTATGCTACTAATGGTggtttaaatatataatattgaTAAAGGCCGTTATCTTAAAATGTAGTATTAATATAAGCTTCAATTTAAACTTCTTTTTATTATCTTACTAATCCTTCAGCATTACATTCATGGGGATGTTCCTTCAACCAAACAGCCTCACAACGCGCAAGATCTTTAAGGC
The window above is part of the Chelonoidis abingdonii isolate Lonesome George chromosome 14, CheloAbing_2.0, whole genome shotgun sequence genome. Proteins encoded here:
- the LOC116823678 gene encoding LOW QUALITY PROTEIN: olfactory receptor 10A4-like (The sequence of the model RefSeq protein was modified relative to this genomic sequence to represent the inferred CDS: deleted 1 base in 1 codon), with amino-acid sequence MDWRNQTSITEFILVGFGNLHELQIPFFLVIYIVTMAGNILIIALVVADQYLHTLMYFFQGNLSCLETCYSSTILPRMLAGLLTGDRTISFIERITQLYIFGSMVSVECCLLSAMSYYQYLAICKPLYYAVLMNGSVSFHLAAGLWVSGFLACTITTSWISQIIYCGPNEIDHFFCDFTPVTKLSCSDTRLMTLVIFLFTYILTLPPFLLTLASYMCNITTIHRIPSTAGRQKAFSTCSSHLIVVTIFYGTLIIVYLLPDTDTLRDLNKVFSLFYTVLTPLANPLIYSLRNKEVKETLRKAANEAMNFITNSKLFCIQLLHTAIKSR